A section of the Humulus lupulus chromosome 2, drHumLupu1.1, whole genome shotgun sequence genome encodes:
- the LOC133814188 gene encoding uncharacterized protein LOC133814188 — MRFHITFVYGLNDEMGRGHLWQEIMGLASNIDEAWMILGYFNEILHYEERAEDRVYSKLDRAVVNPNWSDAFPNSKVVFLPEGSFDDCPILVSFYQEICNGHKRFWYYRMWRDAKNFSMLVKTSWDEAISAELQAKQSMLECQATLQQDPMNGILIDKEKEARGNYIQLNKAYCLFLAQKAKTNWVNFGDENNTFFHASLKIRRAQNKINSIKNERGLWVDKSEDVKVAFMDYYQELLGTTMPNQLTVTKAIVPGPDGYGSFFFQDNWDLISLEVSDAVLSFLKTGKLLKEVNTTTITLIPKSKCPDNLGDFRPIACCNVIYMAATKLICSRLRMILPDLVAKNQGGFVHGRYIAYNIMVCQDLVRHYGRKSSKQSCTIKIDLRKAYDTVEWDFIGEMLTAFK; from the exons ATGAGGTTTCATATTACATTTGTTTATGGCCTCAATGATGAAATGGGTCGAGGGCACTTATGGCAAGAGATTATGGGATTGGCTAGTAACATTGATGAGGCTTGGATGATTTTGGGGTATTTTAATGAGATTCTTCACTATGAGGAAAGG GCAGAAGACAGAGTTTATTCTAAACTTGATCGAGCTGTGGTGAATCCAAATTGGTCAGATGCATTTCCTAATTCTAAGGTTGTTTTCCTTCCAGAAGGTTCTTTTGATGACTGCCCGATTCTTGTCTCGTTTTACCAAGAAATTTGCAATGGGCATAAACGTTTTTGGTACTACAGAATGTGGAGGGATGCTAAGAATTTTTCTATGCTTGTTAAAACTAGTTGGGATGAAGCTATTTCAG CTGAGTTACAAGCTAAGCAGAGTATGCTTGAATGCCAGGCTACTTTGCAACAGGATCCTATGAATGGTATTCTCATAGATAAGGAGAAGGAGGCTCGTGGGAATTATATTCAATTAAACAAAGCCTATTGTTTGTTTTTAGCTCAAAAAGCTAAGACGAATTGGGTTAACTTTGGGGATGAAAATAATACCTTTTTTCATGCTTCTTTAAAAATTAGAAGGGCTCAGAACAAAATTAATTCTATTAAGAATGAGCGAGGGCTTTGGGTAGATAAGTCTGAAGATGTCAAGGTAGCTTTCATGGATTATTATCAGGAGCTTTTGGGTACTACTATGCCTAATCAGCTGACTGTTACTAAAGCTATA GTGCCAGGGCCTGATGGTTATGGAAGTTTCTTTTTTCAGGATAATTGGGATCTTATCAGCTTGGAAGTTAGTGATGCAGTGCTCTCTTTCTTAAAAACTGGGAAACTCTTGAAAGAGGTAAATACCACAACGATCACTCTTATTCCAAAATCTAAATGCCCAGATAATCTGGGTGATTTCAGACCTATAGCCTGTTGCAATGTGATTTATATGGCAGCCACAAAGTTAATTTGTTCAAGATTGAGGATGATTTTGCCTGATTTAGTAGCTAAAAATCAAGGGGGTTTTGTTCATGGAAGATATATAGCTTACAATATTATGGTTTGTCAAGATTTGGTGCGTCATTATGGTAGGAAAAGTAGTAAACAGAGCTGTACGATAAAGATCGATTTGAGGAAAGCGTATGACACGGTGGAATGGGATTTTATAGGAGAAATGCTAACTGCCTTTAAGTGA